Within the Spirochaetota bacterium genome, the region TGCGACACGGCAAAGCCATCAATGATAGATGCCAACAGAACTGTACTGCAGCTTTTAAAAAAAAGCCACATTCGCAAGATAGAGATAGATCACCATATTGGTGCCGATAGCGACTATTCAGGCGATACAGGATACTGCCTTGTTACAGAGGCATCAAGTGCAAGTGAATTAGTAGGGCAGATAGCTCTCAAGCTAAGGGCAAAAAAAGATATCCTAAAAAAATATGTCATACTTGATCCGCTGTCACGAAATCTGGTGCTTGCAATTTTAACTGGTATCATCGGTGATTCACAGATGGGACGATATCTGAAGTCGTCCAGGGAAAGGAGAATGTACAGAATATTCAGCACTCTGTTTAATGATATATTAAGTACATCTACCATTAAAGAAACCAATATCACCAACATGAATCAGATATTTGAACAGTTGAAACAGGCATCCGAAAAAGAAAAACGTTGTTTTCAGTATATAAAGAAAAAAAGCAAAGTGTACAAGTCAGTTGGGTATGCAATACTGTCAGAAGATGATATGCGCTATCTGTATGAAAACTTTGATGATGATGATATTATTTCTACTACCCGCACACTAGCAGATATGCTGGCTGAAGATTCAGGAAAAGTTGGTTTGGTGTCGTACTATGATGTTGCTGAAAAATCAGATCTTATACAATTCCGGATGCGCCGAAGCCAGAATTATAAAAACTACGATTTGAGGGATTTCCTTAAGGTAATGAATATTGAAAATGGCGGAGGCCATGAAGGTGCAATTGGTTTTAGAGTCACCAAAGACGTAATTGATGATTATCAAAAGTATGTAATGTCTATAGTTAAACAAGTAAATTCACTTTTACCGTAAAAATCTTTTACGGATATTACAATTTCTTGAAGCTATGTAAACGTGTATAAAATATGTATAATAGAGAGTCATCCTGAACTTGATTCAGGATCTTAAATAAAATGAAATACACCTCAAAAATTTGGAATGGTGATGGTACGATTTAGCATCAAAACTGTAATGAATTTTGTGAAATCATATTTGGAGGGTATGCTATGAAAAAAATCATCATGGTATTATTCTACTCTTTAATTTCTATTACAGTAGTTACGTTTTTTTTGCAGTGTGCTGGTAAAGCAGTGAAAGAGGGGAAGCCAGCTGCTACTGAAGAGACTGCCACAG harbors:
- a CDS encoding DHH family phosphoesterase translates to MPKEGFTTAKQKNDCIEAIIQELVNRNGFLVLGHKNPDEDCVASMIAFALLAKKFDKQVKIFSSKKIQENFKYLVDIAVYNRIDVVSSLPRSFLIDTIVICDTAKPSMIDANRTVLQLLKKSHIRKIEIDHHIGADSDYSGDTGYCLVTEASSASELVGQIALKLRAKKDILKKYVILDPLSRNLVLAILTGIIGDSQMGRYLKSSRERRMYRIFSTLFNDILSTSTIKETNITNMNQIFEQLKQASEKEKRCFQYIKKKSKVYKSVGYAILSEDDMRYLYENFDDDDIISTTRTLADMLAEDSGKVGLVSYYDVAEKSDLIQFRMRRSQNYKNYDLRDFLKVMNIENGGGHEGAIGFRVTKDVIDDYQKYVMSIVKQVNSLLP